DNA from Clarias gariepinus isolate MV-2021 ecotype Netherlands chromosome 23, CGAR_prim_01v2, whole genome shotgun sequence:
tttttgttgttaatgaactgaacataaacatataacaaCAAAACTGGGAACACAGTAGGATTATCATCGAACCACCAAAATAAACATGGATAAAATATTGGTGAGACAACAGATGCAAGACCAAGAACAGTGCAAAAACCCTGGGCTTATATAACAAAACTAATTAAGATACTACACACAAACTCATGCAAAACAGAAGAGTTCAAGACGTCCCCaagcaacaaacacaaagagTCCAACAGTGGTTTACAGAAGAGGCACAATAGAAATACCATTTAATTCCAGTGTCAGATACTTAggaagccacacacacacacacacacacacacacacatacacacacatatatatatatatatatatatatatatatatatatatatatatatatatatagagagagagagagagagagagagagagagagagagatagaaagagagagaaataaaaaaaactacagcaccaaaatattaatatataaaataaaacatcacttctgacatacagtacataaataatTTATCCAACTAATCAAATATTAACAAGtgatttgctttttatttacacagaaGCCAAACCTAAGGATTCATGAGGTAAGAAATTGTCAtctgcttttgcatttttttaccGGTTTTAGTGATAGAAGATGatcaattaatataatataaaagtgCCAAAActcttatatattaatatttaatatagtatAAAATTGTGCCAAAACTCTCACCGAAACAAATAAAGGTAATGATGAACTTTTTCTACTGGGCATATTAGactaataattgtttaatactgtatatccaattCAGTCATTCaacaataaatttttattattatttttagctttagttGTTTAATTAATATACTAATATGATCACACAAAATGTggctaacatttatttaatcttagATCGAGATGCAGAATGTGAAGATAGACTGCAAGGTGGCGTCTCGATTTGCCCACACGGTCATGACGTCCACGGCTCTGAACAAAGCCAACATCTCACAGGAAATCTCCTTCGAGGTGGAGTTACCCAAGACAGCCTTCATCTCCAACTTCAGCATGTCAGTCTCAGCCTAGTTTTACTGCCCATAAAATCTGCTCCTAATAAATGAATCTGAGTCATAACAAAACTGACTCATGAATCAACAGTAGAGCGCATTGTTTCAAATCCAGCTCTCACATATGGTCTATGTTTAAACATGtgtttgaatatacagtatgcagatGTTTTAGATGCATAATTAATATTCTGCTCTTACTGTCTTATTTTTTTAGGGAGATTGATGAAAAGATTTATGTAGGAGAGGTTAAGGAGAAAGAGAAGGCCAAGAAGGAGTATGAGACAGCTGTGTCCTCTGGGCATACGGCCGGACTGGTCAAGTAAGTACAGCATTAAAATGAATAtgaacttttaaaattaaagtgcatttttaaaatgcaatgaTGTTTAACATGCAATGctaacatgcatttttttaacatgcaatGGGTATTATTAAAGGTTTGGAGTACGTTATTAGAGTTTATAAAAATGTGCACAGGATATTGTGtccaatttacaaaaaatatatacaacattattaaaatatagtctcaagttaaaacatgcttattatttcagattaatgtagtaaaattattattattattatttcagattaatgtagttttattattttttttttcagatttctcagtaaataagtttataaattgCCATCATGACTCaacaatttatatatacactatactagAAGACAAGAACTAGTGTGTGCTTTAACTTTCCATAACTTTAGAGAAAATATAATgaacaaattaaacaattataGTGTTaacttggattatttttttctttttctttagagCTTCAGGCAGAAAGATGGAGAagttttctgtctctgtgaacATTGCAGCCAACAGCAGTGTCACATTCACACTTACATATGAGGAGCTCCTCCAGCGTCGGCTTGGGAAATATGAGCTCATGATCCGAGTCAAACCCAAGCAGCTGGTCCAACACTTTGAGGTGGAGTACTtcctgttttgttatttttttctttactggaattcattttagattcattacatttacacgCTCACACCCACAGATTGTTGCTACTGTCTATGAGCCCCAGGGCATTACATTTCTGGATACCAATGTCACATTCATCACCAATGACCTGCTCCCTCTAGTGGAGAAAACAGTCACAGACAAAAAGGTGAGCCTAAAACCACACAGCTTATAAAAACTACCATCAAgcttttttgaatttttttttttttgcagttagcAAACTTATGTATATACTACAGGTGTATACATGATCTATATAATGtaactaaatattttacattgtaattatatttttgtatggTGAAAcccaaattaaaattattacaatgCTAAAAATGTTGCATGGCATATAAGTGGGCCTGACTCGATAATCACAAACTACaaagtatatttaaattcaattcaattcaattttattttatttgtatagcgcttttaaaaattgtcattgtcacgAAGCAGCTTCAtacaattaaaagaataatttaagtttgtacggaatgtgaatgtgtatgtatcAAAAAGGTCAGATAGCCCcaatgagcaagccgagggcgatttaaaggtatttatactgtacattatacctTTAAAAGAACTCCCCACAGACACAtactgtgtgtttctgtgaatTATTAAGTGAATACTGTATTATTAAGAGTTCATTGACATAACTATCATAAACCGTATATACCCTGATCCTCTTTTCCAGGTTCATGTGTCCTTCTCTCCAACTTTGGACCAACAGAGGAAATGCCCAAGCTGTGATGGTACACTTATAGATGGGGATTTCATCATCACATATGATGTCAATCGTGAACAGGATTTGGGTGATATTCAGGTCCACCCTCAGAAGCACTTttggacaaagaaaaaaatttaggaTTACTctgtttaaaacttattttatgtCTCTCTTTTGGTTTCAGATTGTGAACGGGTATTTTGTGCACTTCTTTGCTCCACCTGATTTGGAACAGTTGCCAAAGAACGTAGTGTTTGTAATAGATAAAAGTGGCTCCATGACTGGAAGAAAAATGACGCAGGTAAGTAAGATTGTTTGGATGCGAAACCAATAAGGAGACAGAATTATTAGCATGTTATTGATATAGAACTATAGacagttcttcttcttcttgtctttgttgttgctgttgtagACTCGAGAGGCACTCTTGACCATTCTAGATGACCTTTATGAGGAAGACCACTTTGGACTGGTCATATTTGATAATGAGATTGAAACATGGAGACCGTCATTAACCAAAGCTAcgaaagaaaatataaaagaagcaaagaaatatgtcagaagtataacagcaagGAGCAGTAAGTCTTTATCAAAGTAGTTTGATGAAAGTGCTGAAAGTATTATGCAAcccatgttttacattttaaaaaataacttgaaagtttttcagttttttacacttttgattatttaaagaaagattggtttattatgtacaaaagaCCTATcaatacttatttttattaatagtatacctgtttaaatttttttttaagtgaccgATATCAATGGAGCTGTATTACATGCGGTTGATATGCTGACTAGCGCCAAAAGAAACAATGCCCTTCCAGACAACAGTCCTTCTATGATTATCTTACTGACTGATGGAGACCCAACTGCTGGTACGTCTGGTCCAAACGCCCAATAGTTACTAGTGCTACATGATCAATCATTTGTCATACTGATGCTGAAAATTGCTGTGGATTGAGTTTTAGCAAAAGCTGTTGTGTATCCATCcgaatcatacagtatgtacattgaAAAAAAGGCCTTTACCATGTGCCAACTAAGTAAAAGCAAAAAGCCTCATACTTCAATTTTGCCCACATACCACCACGATGACATGACGGCAATGGCGTCATCTGAATCACACTGATAGAACACAGCCACGACTCAACCTTGATAAGCCCATATCTTAAGTAAGATACTGACCAGGACATTGGTCTAAAATTAAAAGCCCTATATGATTTTTGGCATACAATACACTTATCATTGGCATCACTAAAGCCATATTTGGCCTGATTACTGAATGTTCCACAACACTGCCTAAATATTGCATCTTGTTGCATTCAGGGGAGACAGATCCATCTGTGATCCAAAAAAATGTCCATAAGGCTGCTGGCGGAAACATGAGCCTCTTCTGCTTAGGCTTTGGCTACGATGTACACTATGGTTTTCTTGACGTAATGGCCAAACAGAATGATGGTTTGGCCCGGAGAATTTATGAAGCCTCAGATGCTGTACTGCAGTTGCAGGTACATAGACTGAAAATTGATATTTGTTGTGTGTAAGTTATTCTGAAGATGTCAGTTCattgaaaaaacattggctttgATTCATTTATGAATTGTGATTTCTTTCCAAAGGGATTTTATAAAGAGGTTGCAAGTCCGCTTCTCTTAGAAGTGAATATACATTATCCAGACAGCATCGATAATTCATTGACTACCAGCCAGTTCAAGCAATTCTTTGATGGCTCTGAGATTGTAGTCGCTGGCCGATTGAAGGACTCTCAAGCTGACAAGACCCTTGTTAAGATTTCAGCCCAAATGGTGAGCGATTGCAGAATGCGACTGAAAGAGAATGCATACATAGCTTTTGAAGGATGGTGGTcatgtaacatttaaataaaagtcatatatgtaaataatttttttgtttgtttttatttagctaGAAAAGCCTTTTGTGGCCCAGGGGGAAGCTTATGCTGAAGAATGGGCTGTCTTGTTCCCTGAGCAAGAGTACATCTTTGGAGACTTCACTGAGCGTCTCTGGGCATATTTGACCATCCAACAACTCTTGAACAAACAGTAAGTATGACATTAAATATTTGGTATTATAGatcatttgatttaatttttttttgtgtcagtAATCTAATAATCCAATCTAATTCTAACTATTGTACATTGCAGTTTTGCACAAAATTAGACGTGAATGATAACAATAGGAACTTTATGCTCCGATAGAGACAAGTGTACACCCAAAGAATGTGAGAATGTCACTGATGAAGCACTGGAACTATCGCTAAAGTACAACTTTGTCACCCCACTTACCTCCATGGTGGTAACTAAGCCGGAAACTAACGCAACCTCAGAAGACACGTTAATTGCTGACAAACTAACAGAAGGTATGAGTTAAATTGCATGCTACAGCAGAATACttctaaaaacaattaaattatgCTATGTACTGATAGAATGTGTTTCTGTACGTTTCCTTGTCAGACCAACGGTTGGATTTTGTTCAGTCAGGTAACAATTGACtttcttaaaatataattatggtTAATTTGTTCAAGTTGTTGAGTCAATTTCCAAAAAGtactacaaaatatttttacttctaGCCCCTATGCCTTTAGTATCCCTAGGCCAATTGAGCGTCCGAAGTGGTCTCCAAAGAGCATTTCTTAGCCGTGGGTTCAGTGGTCATGTAGGTGAGATAACATGATCATAAAAATTGAGATTTGATGTAATGACAATTAATATAAATCAAGTGTTGTAtttatctctttatttttattttttcttattttattttttaggtatGGCAGGGCTGGTGGGTATGGCAGTTGACGGAGATCCACATTTCATCATAGAGTTGCCAGATCGGAATGATGCTCTATGCTTCAATACTGATGATAAACCAGGCACCATTTTCAACCTGGTGAAAGATCCAGTCTCAGGTAAATGTGTTCCCTATCAAGTATTCCCAAGGCTGCCAAAATAATGATTACTTCACATGCAATTTACTCACTGGTACATGTATAAATCCACAGGATTGGTGGTAAATGGGCAAACCATTGGAGACAAGAAAGTGGAGCCAGGGAGCAAGCAGCACACCTACTTTGGTCAGTTTGGGATTGTTCATGAGAAATTTGGTATTAGAGTAATGGTGACAACACAAAAGATCACAGTGTCTCAGCCCTGCAAGGAAGAACAACTTCACTGGTCACAAACATCTAATGTTAAGAGTTTGCAGTGAGTGAACATccacaaataaatgtttttccatCCATGTGATACATTAGTTCAGACATTTACCTTAAACCTCACCTTTATTTTTCTGCAGCATGGACCTTCAGGTAACCAAAGACCACAGTCTTACCGTGACCCTGAAAGACTCTTTGAAGTTTATTATCATCCTGCACAAAGTATGGAAGATGCATCCTTACCACCAAGACTACCTGGGCTTTTACACCCTGGATAGCCACCATCTTTCAGAAGGAGTTCATGGTCTTCTTGGTAATTTTACCAAATATGTAATATTCTtggattatatataaaaaaaaataagtgaggCTTCTGTAACACTTAGCTAGTGGGGAAAACCTGAGATATGGTCAGCTTTTACTTTGAGCTTAAAAGCCACCAGACACCTACTAAAGGGAGTTGATGGGTGTAAAAACCTTGTCATTAGTTGTGGGAGTGACGGGATTTTATAGGAAGCTACTGTAGCGAGGAAGAATGTGGAGCTTCATGTTTTGCCTTTGTTCCAAACTTAAGTCATTTTATAATCACTAAATGGACCAGGTAATAAAAATGGCTATGAAGTTTGGAGAAGGTTTATTGACCTGTAGTCGATTTACACTTACACTGAAATATTTTAGTAACAACTCCCAAAATCTTAGTGATGAAAGGTTCAAATATCAATGCGATAGAAATtgaagacattaaaaaaaaaaactttcagggctttctctccttctctggGTAAATTCGCTGGGGTTGTGATTGAAGTGTGTGGCACGGCTACAACCTATTGATGAAAGTGACATTAAGTGCCaaagaaatttatatttaattcatacacagctaaatgatttaaaaactccCAATGTTTTTTTAGCTCTTTACGTTTAATTAttagacttttatttaaaaattacccttttcctgcGAATCATATTTAAAGTATgtgtaaaacaagaaaaacataataatggtgaatatgaataaaatatgaataaaaatggtAACTTATACATATTTAATGTTGCCTTCTAACAGGACAGTTTTTCCATGGTGTAAGATTTGAGGTTAGTGATGTCTTTCAAGGGAAAGATCCAGATAAACCAGATGCGCATATGTTTGTGAAGGGCCACAATCTTACTGTGACCAGGTAAATAAGAaatctaaaaacacacacacacacacacacacacatattccaTCATGTACTGTTTATCTTCTTTTATGAACAGGCAAAAATCCTTGAAATACACAGGTAAGGACTTGAGATGAATCAATATACTTGAGGCTAAATGGCTTGGTAATAATTGTGCGCTGTGCTACTTTAGGGGATGGCAGAGGGATTTCAGAAGGGATGTGAAGAAAGGAGAAAATGTGCCCTGTTGGTTTATTCATCATAACGGCACAGGGCTCATCGATGGAGTCCTCGGAGACTATACTGTCTCTGGCCTCTTTACAATGGTCtgagaagaaaaacattttcttttatacatTTCCCACCATTTTATTACTGAAAGCATGACAGTATTTTTTGGAATAGACAATGTACCTGTTGATGAACCGGtataacaggattttttttttttttaacaaacactgAAAGGACTTTGTTATTGACTTTGTACACACTTACTTCTGATTAAAGGTTTCCTAATAACTGTCTGAAATAAATTGGGTTTGTGTCTGCTTTATTCAGATAAATTTAGTCAAAATGGAGAAGCCAAAATAATGAAGCAAAATAGACATTAAATGATTTACAAAATAAGTTTTcaattgcattatttttatacgaataattatttacaataaaatgttaCTCACACATAGAAAAAATCTAATCTTTGCATAATACTGCATGCAACTAAGTACTACTAATAGTATTAATAATTACCTTAAATCCATAAGACATTACATAACACAAATCTGTGTGccaaactaaacataaaacagAATTTAGCTATTGGGCAAGAATGGATTTTGACCTGCTAGGGCTCTGATTCAATTTAGGATTCCTGTGCGAAACTGAACATTCAGGCTTGATCACTGGACGCATCATGACTCCAGTGTGGACTCTGCTGCTGATCTGCATCTCTGTTTACTTATGTATACCACTGGGGTCTTATGGAGCGTTAGTAGTCTCAAGGGGCAATGAGCAACAGGTATGAAAGTCTTTTAGTGTTAAAAAGATCTAGTAAAATTGGTGTTGAGTAAAAGCTATTGATGTATGtcattagtactgtatatacagttggGGTTTAACAATCTGAGATTACACTGAAAGTGTTGAAATTGTGAAGGAAATTATAAAGTCGAGATGGTGCAGAATTTCGAGATAGCAATTCCATTATACTTGTGAGGTTTGTGTCAGCTTGAGTGTAAACCTTCATTAAAGCCAAACTGGGACATACCAAATAAACCTCCCAAATTCTGAAACTCATGTAAATAGTTTTAACATTcaatattttgttttagtaAGTTATTGCTGATAGTATCATTGGaaagaaaaccttttaaaaaacttGAAAAAGAGCAGCAAAATAAAGCACTGTCCCTTGATAACTCTTCCTTCCTCTGCAGGAAAGTGACAGCAGTGCCAGCAAATTCATAAAGGtatgttttgtttcagtttgtttgttgtttttttgtctcacAGAAATTGTAAAGAATCAAAAAATCGTAAAAAGTAGATTATATAGGCACAATTTCTTGCAAATTTGATGCTTGCAAAATAGTATATGGCTACAACCAAGAGCGTAACTTTGGGTTGAACATCAAAATCTTCacccatgtacagtatggtgtgTCGGAGGACATGCTCAATCCTCCTTCTAACAccaggagattttttttctacttttttattttgttacaaatTGGCTGATtcacatacattttaaaaggaAGAGATATACCAAAACAACATGCTCTACATATCCACCCTAGTAGGCAGGATTTATTCTTTGCTTTACAATAACAAAGAAAGTTAAGAAAGTCCACCactttatcatgttttataacagttaatatttttaattcatcACTATGATATGATATTTGGTGGGTTATACTGGCCATTTTTGATTATTAGGGGTTTAATTCACTACCCACTGCCCCAACCCCAAATCTCTGACCCAAACTGGAATTAAAGAAAATAGTAACATTAAATAACTAttgtttaaattactttttttaattatattcaaTATGTTAAatgctatacagtatgtttaatgtgtattatattaattttgtCTCTTTCCAATTTCCTTCTAACAGAAACAGAGTGTCAACCCTTCTCAAGTAAGAAAAAGAACCAATTTATCAATACACAAGAAATAGTTTTCCTGATTACTCAGCCACAAAGATATGCAATTCCACATCTATCTAttttaatgcacatttttcttctttttactcaacctaatattataattaattgaatgtacacttttttaaatttgctttcttattctctttctctctctgtctctctctctcagatagAGTTTCAGAATGTGAAAATAAACTGCAAGGTGGCGTCTCGATTTGCCCACACGGTCATGATGTCCACGGCTCTGAACAAGGCCAACGTCTCACAGGAAGTCTCTTTCGAGGTGGAGTTACCCAAGACGGCCTTTATCTCCAACTTCAGCATGTCAGTAGTGGACTACTGCACAGAATGCTATTAATCCTTTTTtattgaataatttgtattatggTTATTCTTTATTATGCCACCATTTTCCTCCAAGACCTTTCAAATCAgttatcattaaaatatttatgttttaggGAGATTGATGGAAAGGTATATGTAGGAGAggttaaagagaaggaaaagGCCAAGAAGCAGTATGAGGCGGCTGTTTCATCTGGACAGACAGCTGGCCTGGTCAAGTGAGTAACAGAATTGATTATTCCTACTGGAATATTgacatacacacaataattaacataaacttaataatcataatcaggGTCACGGTGGTTCTAGAGCCAAAACCAAATTGAATCTGGAGTAGCAAATGTTTTTTCGGAGATGGGACCAAAACATAACATCCAGaataaacttgtttttaaaaaggaattGCGTGAACATAACTGTAAATGCATTCAAAATGCGCAAAGATCCAATGTGTCTTTTGGACAAGTGTAGCAAGAGAAGAATATCACCAATagagaagaaaaacagaagaagaCAGGAATGAGTACTGAGCCTTATGAGACACCTATGAAATTTCTGCAAAAAGTAAATGTGAATGTGAAATGGATGGTATCTGATTAATTATATTGCACTCTGTCTTATTAAGAGCTTCAGGTAGAAAGATGGAGAAGTTTTCTGTCTCTGTAAACATTGCAGCCAACAGCAAGGTCACATTTACACTTACGTATGAGGAACTTCTTCAGCGTCGGCTTGGGAAATATGAGCTCATGATCCGGGTCAAACCCCAACAGCTGGTTCAACACTTTGAGGTGCAGTTAATTACTAGCGATATGTTCTTTTATAagccttcctcactctcataAACATAATGTATTATATACATGTTCTAAAATTCATCCATAGATTGTTGCTGATGTCTATGAGCCTCAGGGCATTGAGTTTCTGGATGCCTATGGTACGTTCATTACCAATGAGCTACTTCCCCTGGTGGagaaaacagtcagtgacaAAAAGGTGATTTCAGAAGTATTTATTTaaccttatatatttttttaagtttcttacaCTGACCagaaaataaaccaaacaaaagCTAACATGGGTAATATGGCAAAGCTTAAAATATTGCTAAAAATATTATCAGTCATTCATCAACATTCTTTTAGTGCCAAGGTTCAAGACAAATTTTATCTTGCATTCCCTCTGACAGGGTTGTAGAGCTATGTGTTGAATAAGGCCATGCTTTCCTTGTTAGGAAGCACACTTGTCTCTTGACCTAGAAAAAAGCTGTCTGCATTAACTTTAACAATGATTGATGTCTATTTCTGTGAGCAATAAAGGATTTTGGTATTATGGTAAGGGACATTTAGGGAATGTTCAAAAGACGATTTTTTGTTTGCTGAGCTGATCAcatgattttctttttgcagGCGCATGTGTCGTTCTCTCCAACTCTTGATCAGCAAAGGAAATGCTCAGACTGTGAGGGTACTCTAATAGATGGAGATTTCCTCATCAACTATGAGGTCAAGCGTGCACAGGACCTTGGTGATATTCAGGTTTGGGTTTTATAAGCAGTAACATTTCTGAGTTTGTGAAAGTCAGCATTTGTCTAATAATGATTATCAAAGTAATATCACTCCTCCATTCTGTTTCAGATAGTGAATGGGTATTTTGTACACTTCTTTGCCCCAGCTAATTTGCCACGATTGCCCAAGAATGTTGTGTTTGTGATAGACAAGAGTGGCTCCATGactgggaaaaaaatgcaacaggTGAAGTAAGAGAAAACATAGCAACGCTGATTGAGAAGAAACAACATTAACTGGCTTTTTCACATTTGACAGACTCGAGACGCGATGCAGACCATCCTAAGTGAACTGCATGAGGAAGATCACTTTGCCCTGGTAATCTTTGCAGGTGATGTCGAAACATGGAAACCAACCTTAACCAGAGCCACAGAAGAAAATGTCGACGAAGCAAAAACTTTTACTAAAAACATACACGTAGATGGCTGTAAGTATCAGCATGGCATCTTCTGATCTATgggatttgttttctttatttgaaaCTTGTTAAAAGTGGATGGAACAAGCAAGTGTTATACTTTTACTCCCAGAATACAAATTTACTTGTGTCCTGTCATTGTTTACATCACAATCAGAACAATCTTTGAATCAAGGgtgaattaaaatatttagcaGTTGAATTTGATGGATTAACATACATTGATTTCTTATTTGTTTAGGGACAAATATTAATGATGCTGTTTTGCGTGCTGCGGACCTGCTGAAAACAGCCAGGGCAAACAAAGTTGTTCCAGAAAACAGTGCATCCATGATCATCCTACTGACTGATGGAGACCCAAATAAAGGTATGTCTCAGCTGGTAGTGATAGTCTTTGTGATGGTGCTTGTCAAAATGgtaaagttacaaaaaaaagaaagcatgagagaaaaagagtgagagGAAACTAACACTAATTAAATGGTTTTAGCATTTAGTATTTGTGATTGGATTGTTTCTGCAAGTTGTTTCAGAACTCAACCACAAAGAAAGGgtcttttaaacttattttaaaatacagtgaaacaTCTATTTTTTTAGGTGAAACACGCTTAGAAAAGATacaagaaaatgtcaaaaatgctATCGGTGGAGAGGCGACCCTCTTTTGCCTGGGCTTTGGCTTTGATGTAAAATACAGTTTCCTGGATGTTATGGCGAAGGAGAATAACGGTCTGGCTCGGAGAATCTATGAGGCATCGGATGCTGTGCTTCAGCTACAGGTGTGGACCAGAactgttaaacattaatttatgttacatcctttcactcactcatctttccTGAAAATTGTAacaattcaaatttaataagaATTTAATAAGATGGCACAGGTCcaaatttcatgtttgtgttatgATTCAGATCCCTATATATCCAGTCACTGTAAGTCTATAAAacataagaaattaaaaatttccCATAAcgcttaaaaacatttttaatcaattttttgTAACTACATTAAACATGTGGACAGTTTGAACTTTGATGTCCAAATGTCCTTGTACTTGTATGAAATACACAAAACAATCTTTAATTAATCTTTAGTGCATCTTTATTTGCACACTGCTGGGctgaacataaatgtaaaaagactCTGGATGTTCTGTTACACCAGGCTCTTAATTCAAATATTTCACATGCCCCCACCTTGGACTGCTACGGATATGTTTGCTATAATAACccatgttccctttcaaaggctacacttgatgctgcatgaaaacgctatgggaaacatcttgtcatgttgccggttgtgaagcatgtgtgtatcaaacgcgccaaattttggcttatataacctcggtcgggtgacgtcatctgatgagacgcacctgcaggttataaataggagtgaaccggaaacattcctcaaatcttttgtcttcactgaccttgttgtgtatgtgtgtgtgtgtttaaaccagcaaaataagaaagtgtttaactcaccgatatggcagagttttaattgagaCATCCCTTCGTGTCTGATAAatacatatcggagggcgatctctacactttactgcttcgaataaagtgctcgcgcgcttccttgagaagcaccgggcgcggcgcatttctggggcttaaaacacgtgtatccagcagagctgtgagagacggatttaaaactcctatctctcacttcctcgttggatcgggaaatccctctgtccgctcgcaagcgcttcttgtgaatgggcaaggataaacattctcTCTCGCTCCGCGGAGATAGA
Protein-coding regions in this window:
- the LOC128510940 gene encoding uncharacterized protein LOC128510940, yielding MTTVWFGLLVCSCLCLHVTAQLIGPIGIPGHFSHDDEDDDFDKQTEQEKPNLRIHEIEMQNVKIDCKVASRFAHTVMTSTALNKANISQEISFEVELPKTAFISNFSMEIDEKIYVGEVKEKEKAKKEYETAVSSGHTAGLVKASGRKMEKFSVSVNIAANSSVTFTLTYEELLQRRLGKYELMIRVKPKQLVQHFEIVATVYEPQGITFLDTNVTFITNDLLPLVEKTVTDKKVHVSFSPTLDQQRKCPSCDGTLIDGDFIITYDVNREQDLGDIQIVNGYFVHFFAPPDLEQLPKNVVFVIDKSGSMTGRKMTQTREALLTILDDLYEEDHFGLVIFDNEIETWRPSLTKATKENIKEAKKYVRSITARSMTDINGAVLHAVDMLTSAKRNNALPDNSPSMIILLTDGDPTAGETDPSVIQKNVHKAAGGNMSLFCLGFGYDVHYGFLDVMAKQNDGLARRIYEASDAVLQLQGFYKEVASPLLLEVNIHYPDSIDNSLTTSQFKQFFDGSEIVVAGRLKDSQADKTLVKISAQMLEKPFVAQGEAYAEEWAVLFPEQEYIFGDFTERLWAYLTIQQLLNKQDKCTPKECENVTDEALELSLKYNFVTPLTSMVVTKPETNATSEDTLIADKLTEDQRLDFVQSAPMPLVSLGQLSVRSGLQRAFLSRGFSGHVGMAGLVGMAVDGDPHFIIELPDRNDALCFNTDDKPGTIFNLVKDPVSGLVVNGQTIGDKKVEPGSKQHTYFGQFGIVHEKFGIRVMVTTQKITVSQPCKEEQLHWSQTSNVKSLHMDLQVTKDHSLTVTLKDSLKFIIILHKVWKMHPYHQDYLGFYTLDSHHLSEGVHGLLGQFFHGVRFEVSDVFQGKDPDKPDAHMFVKGHNLTVTRGWQRDFRRDVKKGENVPCWFIHHNGTGLIDGVLGDYTVSGLFTMESDSSASKFIKKQSVNPSQSLSQIEFQNVKINCKVASRFAHTVMMSTALNKANVSQEVSFEVELPKTAFISNFSMEIDGKVYVGEVKEKEKAKKQYEAAVSSGQTAGLVKASGRKMEKFSVSVNIAANSKVTFTLTYEELLQRRLGKYELMIRVKPQQLVQHFEIVADVYEPQGIEFLDAYGTFITNELLPLVEKTVSDKKAHVSFSPTLDQQRKCSDCEGTLIDGDFLINYEVKRAQDLGDIQIVNGYFVHFFAPANLPRLPKNVVFVIDKSGSMTGKKMQQTRDAMQTILSELHEEDHFALVIFAGDVETWKPTLTRATEENVDEAKTFTKNIHVDGWTNINDAVLRAADLLKTARANKVVPENSASMIILLTDGDPNKGETRLEKIQENVKNAIGGEATLFCLGFGFDVKYSFLDVMAKENNGLARRIYEASDAVLQLQGFYNEVANVLLSDVHFQYPDSKVNSVTGSKFKQLFNGSEIVVSGRMNDIEMNDFPVEVSAQSLNTEFLLKGQASTRDWNIIFPDQEYIFGDFTERLWAYLTIQNLLNKKDKGSAEEKQNATAEALELSLKYNFVTPLTSMVVTKPETEEKPENTLIADKLTEDERKEVKASPGFSSYASSSRSAPVNSGTYTSTSRSSPVNWVDSDPHFIIEFPDQKDAICFNINDKPGTIFNLVKDPLTGIIVNGQTIRDKKIDPKNMMNTYFGRFGIIHAKLGIRLMVTTQDILVSERGKQAKFYWSDNTTVKGPNMDLHITKDRSLTVTLRNSMKFVIVLHKVWKKHPYHQDYLGFYTLDSHLFSQRVHGLLGQFFHGITFEVSDVFKGENTDKPDAHMFVKGHNLTVTRGWQKDYRKNVKEGEDVPCWFIHNNGTGIIDGDIGDYIVSGLFKTT